In the genome of Candidatus Rokuibacteriota bacterium, one region contains:
- a CDS encoding branched-chain amino acid ABC transporter permease: MDYVFYVLILASLYAILAVSLNLLVGLTGLVSIAHAAFMAIGAYATALLTTKAGANFFAAAGVGMGIAALVAALLAVPTLKVTGDHYIIASFGFQVIIVSVLLNWPALTNGPFGISGIPRPSLSGFPFASYRSLLVLAVALAGLAGWVAWRIAVSPFGAVLRAIREDEGAARSLGKDVTRFKVQVFVVGCALAALGGALYAGVTSFIDPPSFDIHESIFILAIVIIGGKGNVLGSMLGALVLIVLPELLKFLAVPSSIADPLRRILYGVLLIAFMRFLPAGLLRERPAR; encoded by the coding sequence GTGGACTACGTCTTCTACGTGCTGATCCTGGCCAGCCTCTACGCCATCCTGGCGGTCTCGCTGAACCTGCTCGTCGGGCTCACCGGGCTGGTGTCCATCGCCCACGCGGCGTTCATGGCCATCGGCGCGTACGCGACGGCGCTGCTGACCACGAAGGCCGGCGCCAACTTCTTCGCCGCCGCCGGCGTCGGCATGGGGATCGCGGCGCTGGTGGCCGCGCTGCTGGCCGTGCCCACGCTCAAGGTCACCGGCGACCACTACATCATCGCGTCGTTCGGCTTCCAGGTGATCATCGTCAGCGTCCTGCTGAACTGGCCGGCGCTGACCAACGGCCCGTTCGGGATCTCGGGCATCCCCCGCCCGTCGCTCTCCGGCTTCCCCTTCGCGAGCTACCGCAGCCTGCTCGTGCTCGCGGTGGCGCTCGCCGGGCTCGCGGGGTGGGTGGCCTGGCGGATCGCCGTGTCCCCCTTCGGGGCCGTGCTCCGGGCCATCCGGGAGGACGAGGGAGCCGCCCGCTCGCTCGGCAAGGACGTGACGCGCTTCAAGGTGCAGGTCTTCGTCGTCGGCTGCGCGCTGGCCGCGCTGGGCGGCGCGCTCTACGCGGGCGTGACCTCGTTCATCGATCCCCCGAGCTTCGACATCCACGAGTCGATCTTCATCCTGGCGATCGTCATCATCGGCGGCAAGGGCAACGTGCTCGGCTCCATGCTGGGCGCGCTGGTGCTCATCGTCCTGCCGGAGCTGCTCAAGTTCCTGGCGGTGCCGTCCAGCATCGCCGATCCGCTGCGCCGCATCCTGTACGGGGTGCTGCTCATCGCGTTCATGCGCTTCCTGCCCGCGGGGCTCCTCCGCGAGCGGCCGGCCCGCTAG
- a CDS encoding branched-chain amino acid ABC transporter permease has protein sequence MGELLQLTVNGLIAGSAYALLALGFWVVYGTTRTFHFAHGGVYTLGGYVFFHTLAALEAPFVVAVAATLLVTALLGMAIERFLYRPLRGIGASDMETLLSSLGLYVLIENLVIIVWKSDPRLVPVAEPLQQGLRVGPVWITGLQIVGLAASLGLWGGLALFLRRSRVGQAIRALAADPEMTEIVGINEDRIRLVVYAVGSLLAGCSVVLSAIDTGIAPSSGMSALLIATISVIVGGTSALSGGVAGGFLIGVVENVGIWKIASEWKQAIAFGVLAAFILLRPTGLLGPRQAK, from the coding sequence ATGGGCGAGCTGCTCCAGCTGACCGTCAACGGCCTCATCGCGGGGAGCGCGTACGCGCTGCTGGCGCTGGGGTTCTGGGTGGTCTACGGGACGACCCGGACCTTCCATTTCGCCCACGGCGGCGTCTACACGCTGGGCGGTTACGTGTTCTTTCACACCCTCGCGGCCCTCGAGGCTCCCTTCGTCGTGGCGGTGGCGGCCACGCTCCTCGTGACGGCGTTGCTCGGCATGGCCATCGAGCGGTTCCTGTACCGGCCCCTGCGGGGCATCGGGGCCTCCGACATGGAGACCCTGCTCAGCTCGCTCGGGCTCTACGTCCTCATCGAGAACCTCGTGATCATCGTCTGGAAGAGTGATCCGCGCCTGGTGCCCGTGGCCGAGCCGCTCCAGCAGGGCCTGCGGGTGGGCCCCGTCTGGATCACCGGCCTGCAGATCGTGGGCCTCGCCGCGAGCCTCGGCCTCTGGGGCGGCCTGGCGCTGTTCCTCCGGCGGAGCCGCGTGGGCCAGGCCATCCGCGCGCTGGCGGCGGACCCGGAGATGACCGAGATCGTGGGCATCAACGAGGACCGGATCCGCCTCGTCGTCTACGCGGTGGGTTCCCTCCTGGCCGGCTGCTCCGTGGTGCTCTCGGCCATCGACACCGGCATCGCGCCGTCCTCGGGGATGAGCGCCCTCCTCATCGCGACCATCTCCGTCATCGTCGGGGGCACCAGCGCCCTGTCCGGCGGCGTGGCGGGCGGATTCCTGATCGGGGTCGTCGAGAACGTCGGCATCTGGAAGATCGCCTCCGAGTGGAAGCAGGCCATCGCCTTCGGCGTCCTCGCCGCGTTCATCCTTCTCCGCCCCACGGGCTTGCTGGGGCCGCGGCAGGCGAAGTAG